A window of the Glaciimonas sp. CA11.2 genome harbors these coding sequences:
- a CDS encoding MFS transporter has translation MYSPTVDEVSARTDESATYAKVMWRLIPFLFLCYVCSYLDRVNVGFAKLQMMSDLNLSEAVYGLGAGMFFVGYLLFEVPSNLIMQKVGARLWIARIMVTWGVISGAMMFVTTPTSFYIMRFVLGVAEAGFIPAILLYLTYWFPASRRGKVTALFMTGIPMSGVIGGPLSGWILHAMSGSHGLAGWQWLFFLEGIPTVILGVMAFFYLDDKIADAKWLSPAQRTMLEKNLAADKHGKTLHSLRDGFTNPKVWLLSFIYLFFTMGLYGVSFWLPTIVKASGVSDPLNIGLLTAIPYAAATVAMIVVGRSSDMRGERRWHLAIAGFVGAVGLVFSVMYAQNTTIAMVALTFATMGIMTTISQFWVLPPTILTGAAAATGIALANSIGSVSGLISPYLLGWVKTVTDSTNNGVLVLAASLVIGGLLVFTVPAKLVNR, from the coding sequence ATGTATAGCCCAACGGTTGACGAAGTCAGCGCGCGTACGGACGAGTCCGCAACTTACGCTAAGGTCATGTGGCGGCTGATTCCCTTTTTGTTCTTGTGCTACGTGTGTTCCTATCTGGATCGGGTGAACGTCGGCTTTGCAAAACTGCAAATGATGAGCGATCTCAATTTAAGCGAAGCCGTTTATGGGCTTGGTGCAGGAATGTTTTTTGTTGGCTATTTGCTCTTCGAAGTGCCGAGTAATCTCATCATGCAAAAAGTTGGTGCGCGTCTCTGGATCGCCCGAATTATGGTGACGTGGGGTGTGATTTCTGGCGCAATGATGTTCGTTACGACACCAACAAGTTTTTACATCATGCGCTTTGTTCTCGGCGTTGCCGAGGCTGGTTTCATACCCGCCATATTGCTCTATCTCACTTATTGGTTTCCTGCATCGCGACGCGGCAAAGTGACGGCGCTTTTCATGACCGGTATCCCTATGTCAGGCGTTATAGGTGGTCCACTGTCAGGCTGGATTTTGCACGCGATGAGTGGGTCGCATGGTCTAGCCGGATGGCAGTGGCTGTTCTTTCTGGAAGGTATTCCCACTGTGATATTGGGCGTCATGGCGTTCTTTTATCTGGACGATAAAATTGCGGACGCTAAATGGCTTTCACCAGCGCAGCGCACGATGCTGGAAAAAAATCTAGCGGCAGACAAGCATGGCAAGACCTTACATTCACTACGCGACGGATTTACTAATCCCAAAGTATGGTTATTGAGCTTCATCTACTTATTTTTCACGATGGGATTGTATGGCGTTAGTTTCTGGCTTCCGACCATCGTCAAGGCAAGTGGTGTATCCGACCCCCTCAATATTGGTCTGCTCACGGCTATTCCTTACGCAGCAGCAACGGTAGCAATGATCGTGGTTGGTCGCAGTTCGGATATGCGCGGAGAGCGCCGTTGGCATCTTGCCATAGCTGGCTTTGTCGGTGCTGTGGGCTTAGTATTTAGTGTGATGTACGCGCAAAATACGACTATCGCGATGGTTGCCTTGACGTTTGCAACGATGGGAATCATGACCACAATTTCACAATTTTGGGTCTTACCTCCAACGATACTTACCGGCGCGGCAGCGGCAACAGGCATCGCCCTTGCTAACTCGATTGGCAGCGTCTCCGGCCTGATCAGTCCATATCTGCTTGGATGGGTAAAGACGGTGACCGACAGCACCAACAACGGCGTGCTCGTTCTCGCAGCAAGCCTGGTTATCGGAGGATTGCTGGTGTTCACAGTTCCGGCAAAGTTGGTTAATCGTTAG